The DNA region CGGCCGCCCCGCTCCCTCCCGCGAGGAAGTGGCCGAGCGGATCCGCGACGCCTACCGGCGCCTCTACCCCTTCCTCTCGGCGGAGCCGCCCAGCCGCGAAGAAAGGGAGCGAGCCGCGCGGCTCGCTCCCTCCTTCCTGCCCGAGTCGGCAGGGGCCTGAGCCGGCCTCAGGGCGCGGCGGCCAGCGCGGGCACCAGCGAGCCCGCCAGCGGGCTGCCCAGGCCGGTGACGAAGTCGTATCCCGGGCCGGCGGTGCAGAGGCTGCCGCAGCTCCCGTTGCTGCCCGTGAGCACGTCCCGGTAGTTCTGGGCGTAGAGCGCGCCCGTCGCGAGCTGGTAGAGGAGGCTGTCGGCCCCGGCGAGCGGCGCGGTGCGGCTCTCGTCGGCCAGCGCCACCAGCGCCGCCCAGCTGGGCGCGCCGAAGCTGGTGCCTCCCACCACGTACCAGCCGCTCTGGCCCTGGTAGCGCGTGGAGTCGTAGACGGCCACGCCGGTGTTGGGGTCGGCGTCGAAGCTGACGTCGGGCACGGCCCGCGCGCCGCCCGAGTCGATCCCGTAGGAGACCTGGTAACCGGGCTCCGGCTCGTAGAGGCTGGTGCCGCCGCCCGACCCCGCCCACGCGCTCTCGGGCCCCGTCAGGTCGCCCTGGGCGTCCAGCGGCAGGGTGGTGCCGCCCACGCCCACCACGTCGGGCGAGACGGCGGGCCAGAGGGTGCCGGTGCCGCTGTCGCCCGAGCTGGCCACGTAGACGACGCCGGACCGCGTGAAGGTGGCGTCGTAGCTCGTCTCGCCGGAGAACTCCGACCCGCCCCAGCTCATCGAGACCACCTGGGCGCCCTGCCCGCTGGCGTAGTCCACCGCCTGCAGCAGGTCGCTCAAGCTGGCCGTGCGAGCGACGACCAGGAGGATCCGCGCCCCGGGCGCCAGGGCGTGCGCCCACTCCACGTCCAGGGAGGTCTCCAGCGCCCAGCCGCCGTCGGTCTTCCTGGGCTTGCCGCCCGGGTACGCGATGGTCAGCTGGGCCGGAGGCAGCCCGAACTGCTGGTCGAAGGTGGCCAGGTCCTGCTGGATGGTGGGGCTGCCGTAGGCGTCGACGATGGCGATGGTCTGGCCGGCGCCGGTGGCGCCCAGCGTGTCGAAGCCGTAGGCGTGCCGGATCTGGGCGGGCGTGTAGCCCGCCTGGTACTGGGCGGTGGCCGCGCCGCGGACGTGGATGGGGAGCCGGGCGCTCCCCGCCGGTCCCCGGCTCCCGCTCGGGCCGGGGGCCCCTGCCGCGGCCGCTCCCGGGAAGGATGCGGCGAGAAGCACCGCCGCCACCAGGAGGGGCAGGAGTCGCCGCCACCCCCGCCTGCTTCCCCGGAACAGAAGCCCGTGGATGCCACCCTTCCGGCCTTGCGCCAACTCCTCCGCCTCCTTCGCGCACGTCGTCGGGTCGAAGAGCCGCGGCGCTTGTCCACGGCCCTTTCTCACCCTATTCGCTGGATCGACGCGGCGGCCGGCGACTGGAGGCGAGGGACCGTCGCCGTCTTCCGCCTTTCCACGATCGGCTTCGACACCGGTCGCCCGCCGGGGCGTCTAGCGGGCGGGGGCCGCGCCCTGCTTCCTGGCGACCTCCCGCTGGCGGAGCTCGACGCGCCGGATCTTGCCGCTGACCGTCTTGGGCAGCTCGTCCACGAACTCGATCTCGCGCGGGTACTTGTAGGGAGCCGTCCGCTCCCGGACGAACGCCTGCAGCTCTTCCACCAGCCGGGGGCTGGGTTCCCAGCCCTTGGCCAGGACGACGAAGGCCTTGACGATCTGGCCGCGGACGGGGTCGGGGCTACCCACCACCGCCGACTCGACCACCGCCGGGTGCTCCAGGAGGACGCTCTCGATCTCGAAGGGACCGATCCGGTAGGCGGCGCTGAGGATGACGTCGTCGGCGCGCCCGACGAACCAGAAGTAGCCGTCCTCGTCGCGGTAGGCGCGGTCTCCGGTCAGGTACCAGTCGCCGCGGACCACCTGCGCCGTCCGCTCCGGATCCTGCCAGTACTCGCGGAAGAGGCCGGCCGGCCGGTCGGGGCGGATGCGGATCGCCACGTCCCCTTCCTGGTGGGGCGGGAGCTCGTGCCCTTCCTCGTCGATGACGGCCACGTGGAAGCCGGGCGCCGGCTTGCCCATCGATCCCGGGCGGACCTCCATGCAGGGGAAGTTGCCGACGCAGAGGACCGTCTCGGTCTGGCCGTACCCGTCCCGGATGGTGAGGCCGGTGGCCCGGCGCCAGACCTCGATCACCTCGGGGTTGAGCGGCTCGCCGGCGGCGACGCAGTGGCGGAGCGAGGGGAAGCGGAAGGCGCTCAGATCCTCCTGGATCAGCATCCGGTAGTTGGTGGGCGCGCCGCAGAGGGTGGTGATGGGGTAGCGCGCGAGCAGCTCCAGCGTCTTCCGCGGCTGGAAGCGGGCGCTGTGGTGGACGAAGATCGCCGCGCCCACGATCCAGGGGCCGAAGAAGCTGGACCAGGCCGCCTTCGCCCAGCCGGTGTCCGAGAGGTTCCAGTGCAGGTCGTCCGGCGTCAGGTCGAGCCAGTAGTGGCCGGTCGCGTAGTGGCCGATGCCGTTGGAGGCCTGGGTGTGGAGCGTCATCTTGGGATAGCCCGTCGTGCCCGAGGTGAAGAAGAGGACCGCCGGGTCGTCCGCGCGGGTGTCGCTCCCCTCGAAGCCCGGATCGCCGGAGGCGA from Bacillota bacterium includes:
- a CDS encoding AMP-binding protein — protein: FRWQVPERFNFSRDTFDRHAAAAPDRMAMLWVDDEGHERRISFGEFRDRSRRLASALLGLGIRPGERLFLLLPRRVAWWESILASLRAGIVVSPGTTQLTARDIAYRLRTAGVAAVVTDGENAPKVDEALAEVGGEAGGAAGPVHRILVEGQREGWLDYERLVASGDPGFEGSDTRADDPAVLFFTSGTTGYPKMTLHTQASNGIGHYATGHYWLDLTPDDLHWNLSDTGWAKAAWSSFFGPWIVGAAIFVHHSARFQPRKTLELLARYPITTLCGAPTNYRMLIQEDLSAFRFPSLRHCVAAGEPLNPEVIEVWRRATGLTIRDGYGQTETVLCVGNFPCMEVRPGSMGKPAPGFHVAVIDEEGHELPPHQEGDVAIRIRPDRPAGLFREYWQDPERTAQVVRGDWYLTGDRAYRDEDGYFWFVGRADDVILSAAYRIGPFEIESVLLEHPAVVESAVVGSPDPVRGQIVKAFVVLAKGWEPSPRLVEELQAFVRERTAPYKYPREIEFVDELPKTVSGKIRRVELRQREVARKQGAAPAR
- a CDS encoding S53 family peptidase; the protein is MFRGSRRGWRRLLPLLVAAVLLAASFPGAAAAGAPGPSGSRGPAGSARLPIHVRGAATAQYQAGYTPAQIRHAYGFDTLGATGAGQTIAIVDAYGSPTIQQDLATFDQQFGLPPAQLTIAYPGGKPRKTDGGWALETSLDVEWAHALAPGARILLVVARTASLSDLLQAVDYASGQGAQVVSMSWGGSEFSGETSYDATFTRSGVVYVASSGDSGTGTLWPAVSPDVVGVGGTTLPLDAQGDLTGPESAWAGSGGGTSLYEPEPGYQVSYGIDSGGARAVPDVSFDADPNTGVAVYDSTRYQGQSGWYVVGGTSFGAPSWAALVALADESRTAPLAGADSLLYQLATGALYAQNYRDVLTGSNGSCGSLCTAGPGYDFVTGLGSPLAGSLVPALAAAP